A portion of the Haemorhous mexicanus isolate bHaeMex1 chromosome 3, bHaeMex1.pri, whole genome shotgun sequence genome contains these proteins:
- the KIAA0408 gene encoding uncharacterized protein KIAA0408 homolog, translating into MDLREQLENTERNWNKEKMELLERFDNERKEWECQWKVMQRKIEELYQEVKLRRESNMTIHDSKAIQSKMLQLSMHCPTLQESDTAELNHQHSVANDRMEKGSLLGVTGHEWKEPRNKSRNNILLVDHLAFENHEEPGDSLAIKTSEQNTKNYIGDLNVALKELARVSEELCSYQEEIRKKSNHRRMKSLPFLGEFEETRNTVTLPEINHVSSNESQTSVAFETEEHNNRKNLMSSTKALKDISYGSLTGDIGTDFRPWQKKEAPPVPPRSTSRHLTNSLSAVIQLSEAPIRDPGIKSNCKAEGCWNGGKLRDLSPVNKNKSAVTCANEGQSVKFPVMVTAAIPVTKNECNVPTNFCHNTWAYDMGKLGKDNKNEPSPLSAQKSCSDGNMARSNKIHQKQNTKCHSSPFYSNDFYAPATSHNDLLEDTRYPLGKTQRNETLAAKIDEFNRTVFHTDKRNNALQENQVPQTASEDHKPSGPPCDSAASRAETVNMSCVSNPKLSAAREQETNNPSKAVRTAGQQKHMNGLPNTSGYRHMLHEHDWRPSNLSGRPRSADSRSNYGVVEKLLKTYEKSTATSPCNAKCCKDKRTQANSEFTNGGCETLSQYLEMLQIEQEKQDFPRNSARHIGQQFKQGKERQKLPEICVPVKCSSEKGFSRPARPANRRLPSRWASRSPSAPPAVRRTVYNSVSFRSETSVV; encoded by the exons CTTTACCAGGAGGTAAAACTTAGAAGGGAAAGCAATATGACCATCCACGATAGCAAGGCCATTCAGAGCAAGATGCTGCAGCTGTCCATGCATTGCCCTACTTTGCAAGAGAgtgacacagcagagctgaaccATCAACACAGTGTGGCAAATGACAGAATGGAGAAAGGGAGTCTGCTTGGTGTAACAGGACACGAATGGAAGGAGCCCAGAAACAAGAGCAGAAACAATATTCTGTTAGTGGACCATCTGGCCTTTGAGAACCATGAAGAACCTGGAGACAGCCTCGCCATTAAAACTTCTGAGCAAAATACCAAGAATTATATTGGTGATCTCAATGTA gCTCTAAAAGAACTTGCCAGAGTCAGTGAAGAATTATGCAGCTATCAAGAGGAAATTCGAAAGAAGTCCAATCACAGAAG AATGAAGTCACTTCCTTTCTTGGGGGAATTTGAGGAAACCCGAAACACAGTTACTCTGCCTGAGATAAACCATGTGTCCAGCAATGAATCACAGACTTCAGTTGCTTTTGAAACAGAGGAACATAATAATAGGAAGAATCTGATGAGCTCTACCAAGGCTTTGAAGGACATTTCTTATGGTAGTCTTACCGGTGACATAGGAACAGATTTCAGACCTTGGCAAAAGAAAGAAGCTCCACCAGTTCCTCCACGGAGCACTTCTCGTCACCTAACAAACTCACTTTCTGCAGTCATACAGCTTTCAGAAGCACCCATAAGAGACCCAGGCATCAAAAGCAATTGCAAGGCTGAGGGTTGTTGGAATGGGGGGAAACTGAGGGATCTTTCACctgtaaacaaaaataaatctgcagtAACCTGTGCAAATGAAGGGCAATCTGTGAAATTCCCTGTGATGGTAACTGCTGCAATACCTGTCACCAAAAATGAGTGCAATGTTCCAACAAATTTCTGCCACAACACATGGGCATATGATATGGGCAAGCTTggaaaagacaataaaaatgaGCCTTCCCCACTGTCAGCCCAAAAGAGTTGTTCAGATGGAAATATGGCCCGAAGCAACAAGATAcatcaaaaacaaaacaccaagtGTCACAGCAGCCCTTTTTACAGCAATGACTTTTATGCCCCTGCTACCTCGCACAATGATCTTTTGGAAGACACCAGGTATCCTTTGGGAAAGACCCAAAGAAATGAAACACTAGCAGCAAAGATTGATGAGTTTAATCGGACTGTATTTCACACAGATAAACGTAACAAtgctctgcaggaaaatcaGGTGCCTCAAACAGCATCAGAAGATCACAAACCGAGTGGTCCGCCGTGTGACTCTGCTGCTAGCAGGGCAGAAACTGTAAATATGTCTTGTGTTTCAAATCCCAAGCTCTCTGCAGCAAGGGAGCAAGAAACTAACAACCCCAGCAAAGCTGTCAGGACAGCAGGGCAACAGAAACACATGAATGGACTTCCAAATACTAGTGGTTATAGGCACATGCTTCACGAGCATGACTGGAGACCAAGTAATTTATCCGGCCGCCCGCGCTCAGCTGACTCAAGGTCCAACTATGGTGTTGttgaaaagcttttgaaaaccTATGAAAAATCAACTGCGACTTCTCCGTGTAATGCAAAATGCTGCAAAGATAAGAGGACACAGGCAAATTCTGAATTCACCAATGGGGGTTGTGAGACACTGAGTCAGTATTTAGAAATGCTCCAGATTGAGCAAGAAAAACAAGACTTTCCGAGGAATTCAGCCAGGCATATTGGGCAGCAATTCAagcaaggaaaagagagacagaagTTACCAGAG ATATGTGTGCCAGTGAAATGTTCAAGTGAGAAGGGCTTCTCCCGTCCCGCTCGGCCAGCAAATCGACGCCTACCTTCCAGATGGGCATCCAGATCCCCATCAGCACCACCTGCTGTGAGAAGAACAGTGTACAACTCTGTCTCCTTCCGGTCAGAGACCTCAGTAGTCTGA